The following coding sequences are from one Gemmatimonadota bacterium window:
- a CDS encoding NAD(P)/FAD-dependent oxidoreductase — MPETTARPHVVVIGGGFAGLYLARGLARADVQVTLVDRRNHHLFQPMLYQVAAAALSPKDIAAPIRSILRNQANVEVLLAEVTRVDADARVVHLDVGTQLAYDYCVVATGARHSYFGHTEWERFAPGLKSVEDALDIRRRILIAFERAEREPDPAKRHQYLTFVVIGGGPTGVEMAGAIAEIRRFALSRDFRHIDPREATVMLVEGGPRLLPSYPPALSARAKADLRALGVEVRENTLVTGITAASVEAAGWVIPTTTVVWAAGNQASPLLKTLGGPLDSQGRALVEPDCTVPGHPELFVLGDAAAFLHQAGQSGPLPGVCPVAIQMGQYAAAAIKHDLAGKARIPFSYWDKGQLAVIGRGHAVADLGKLTFAGVTAWMVWAFVHIFFLVSFRNRVMVLLEWMWSYVRYAPGARLITGETAEYAARVPGRR, encoded by the coding sequence ATGCCTGAGACCACCGCGCGTCCGCATGTCGTCGTGATCGGCGGCGGCTTTGCCGGGCTGTATCTGGCCCGGGGGCTCGCGCGCGCCGACGTGCAGGTGACGCTGGTCGATCGGCGGAATCACCACCTCTTCCAGCCGATGCTCTATCAGGTCGCGGCGGCGGCGCTCTCACCCAAGGACATTGCCGCCCCGATCCGCTCGATCCTCCGCAACCAGGCCAATGTCGAGGTGCTGCTCGCCGAGGTCACCCGCGTCGACGCTGACGCGCGCGTCGTGCACCTCGATGTCGGGACGCAGCTGGCGTACGACTACTGCGTGGTGGCCACGGGCGCCCGCCACTCCTACTTCGGCCACACCGAGTGGGAGCGCTTTGCCCCGGGACTCAAGAGCGTCGAGGACGCACTCGACATCCGACGGCGGATCCTGATCGCCTTCGAGCGTGCCGAGCGCGAGCCCGATCCCGCCAAGCGCCACCAGTACCTGACCTTCGTGGTGATCGGCGGCGGGCCAACGGGCGTCGAGATGGCCGGGGCGATCGCCGAGATTCGCCGCTTTGCACTCTCGCGCGACTTCCGGCATATCGATCCACGCGAGGCCACGGTGATGCTGGTCGAGGGCGGACCGCGTCTGTTGCCCTCCTATCCCCCCGCGCTCTCGGCACGCGCCAAGGCCGACCTCCGGGCACTCGGCGTCGAAGTGCGCGAGAACACGCTGGTGACCGGCATCACCGCCGCCTCCGTCGAGGCCGCCGGCTGGGTGATCCCGACGACGACCGTGGTCTGGGCCGCCGGCAATCAGGCCTCGCCGTTGCTCAAGACCCTCGGTGGGCCGCTCGACAGCCAGGGACGCGCCCTCGTCGAGCCGGACTGTACGGTGCCCGGCCATCCGGAGCTCTTCGTGCTGGGTGATGCCGCCGCGTTCCTGCATCAGGCGGGGCAGAGCGGCCCGCTCCCCGGCGTCTGTCCGGTGGCGATCCAGATGGGGCAGTACGCCGCCGCCGCGATCAAGCACGATCTCGCCGGCAAGGCGCGCATCCCCTTCTCCTACTGGGACAAGGGGCAACTCGCTGTGATCGGCCGCGGTCATGCCGTCGCCGATCTCGGCAAGCTCACCTTCGCCGGCGTGACGGCGTGGATGGTGTGGGCCTTCGTGCACATCTTCTTCCTCGTCTCGTTCCGCAACCGGGTGATGGTGTTGCTGGAATGGATGTGGTCGTACGTGCGCTATGCGCCTGGTGCCCGCCTCATCACCGGCGAAACGGCGGAATACGCCGCGCGAGTACCGGGGCGTCGGTGA
- a CDS encoding MFS transporter has protein sequence MINLLNYLDRNVIFALFEPIKRDLMLTDTQLGWLGSAYILVFSIAALPLGVLSDLRSRKTVIAGGVAVWSAFTALGGLVRSFWQLFICRAAVGIGEAAFGPAASSMVADYFPGKKRPVAMAILSAGIPVGGVLGLLLGGWLESIYGWRVAFMAVGLPGFLCAVLVTRLVDPTRTEMPMTFRSFMAELEIGVRGFIRQFLALIVLTTAGLIAAWILTIRYGADSKADAAVLAGAVAIGLALTIYRWVRLVRSDRREETPFTPELESAVDDLVHAGRLVLATPTLVYVFLAGAAISFGMNGIVGWGPTYMTRTFTLTSAEGAALLGKWGLLSGTLGALAGGFIAEYLSKFTNRARVITVSLGLVIGGPLAIWLMTVRDLDTFIPIFVVAFFCLSWYNGPMAAVIFDVVPARIGATVIGAYLLFIHLAGDAIALPLIGALSDRFGLDRAVLLLPTVALIGGVVMLGALRTVTRDMQRVAGAD, from the coding sequence GTGATCAACCTGCTCAACTATCTCGACCGCAACGTGATCTTCGCGTTGTTCGAGCCGATCAAGCGCGACCTCATGCTCACCGACACCCAGCTCGGCTGGCTCGGGTCGGCGTACATCCTTGTCTTCTCGATCGCCGCGCTGCCGCTGGGCGTGCTCAGCGACCTGCGCAGTCGGAAGACCGTCATCGCCGGCGGCGTGGCCGTCTGGAGCGCCTTCACCGCCCTCGGCGGCCTGGTGCGATCGTTCTGGCAGCTCTTCATCTGTCGCGCTGCCGTCGGCATCGGCGAGGCGGCGTTCGGGCCGGCAGCGTCCTCGATGGTCGCCGACTACTTCCCCGGAAAGAAGCGGCCCGTCGCGATGGCGATTCTCTCCGCCGGGATCCCGGTGGGCGGCGTCCTCGGCCTGCTGCTCGGCGGCTGGCTCGAGAGCATCTACGGCTGGCGCGTCGCCTTCATGGCCGTCGGGCTCCCGGGTTTCCTCTGTGCGGTGTTGGTGACGCGGCTGGTCGACCCGACCCGGACCGAGATGCCGATGACGTTCCGGTCGTTCATGGCGGAGCTCGAGATCGGCGTGCGCGGCTTCATCCGGCAGTTCCTCGCGCTGATCGTGCTCACCACCGCCGGACTCATCGCCGCGTGGATCCTCACGATCCGCTACGGCGCCGACTCCAAGGCCGACGCCGCGGTGCTGGCCGGCGCGGTGGCGATCGGCCTCGCGCTGACGATCTACCGCTGGGTGCGCCTGGTGCGCAGCGACCGCCGCGAGGAGACGCCGTTCACGCCCGAACTCGAGAGCGCGGTCGACGACCTCGTCCACGCCGGGCGATTGGTGCTGGCCACCCCCACGCTGGTCTACGTCTTCCTGGCAGGAGCGGCGATTTCCTTCGGGATGAACGGGATTGTCGGCTGGGGACCCACCTACATGACGCGGACGTTCACGCTGACGTCGGCGGAAGGCGCGGCGCTGCTGGGGAAGTGGGGCCTCCTCTCCGGCACGCTCGGGGCGTTGGCGGGCGGCTTCATCGCGGAATACCTGTCGAAGTTCACCAACCGGGCGCGGGTGATCACCGTCTCGCTCGGCCTGGTGATCGGCGGGCCGCTGGCGATCTGGCTGATGACGGTCCGCGACCTCGACACCTTCATTCCGATCTTCGTGGTCGCCTTTTTCTGCCTCTCGTGGTACAACGGACCGATGGCCGCAGTCATCTTTGATGTCGTGCCGGCCCGGATCGGCGCCACCGTGATCGGTGCCTATCTCCTGTTCATCCATCTGGCGGGCGACGCGATTGCGTTGCCGCTGATCGGAGCCCTGTCGGATCGTTTTGGCCTGGACCGCGCCGTGCTGTTGCTCCCGACGGTTGCGTTGATCGGTGGTGTGGTGATGCTGGGAGCCCTCCGCACGGTGACCCGCGACATGCAGCGGGTGGCGGGTGCGGATTGA
- a CDS encoding TIGR00730 family Rossman fold protein, translated as MSESQATSHPKQLLDPKGPRKPTQDENLLNIPLDEATLKIRRSSDSWRVLRILGEFVWGFENLQSVAGGVSIFGSARTKPDHPMYLAAEETARLFAKAGVPVITGGGPGIMEAANKGAFEAEGISIGCNIELPHEQRVNPYLTSSLDFKFFFVRKTMFVKYAIGFVVFPGGFGTLDELFESLTLIQTGKVTDFPVVLFGTEYWRGMVDWIHQRMVDDGYISTPELRLFTVTDDPQVVVKTIMDARDRLGITAVEF; from the coding sequence ATGTCTGAGAGCCAAGCCACGAGCCATCCCAAGCAGCTGCTCGACCCGAAGGGCCCGCGCAAGCCGACGCAGGACGAGAACCTCCTCAACATCCCGCTCGACGAGGCGACCCTCAAGATCCGGCGCTCCTCCGACTCGTGGCGGGTGCTGCGCATTCTCGGCGAGTTCGTCTGGGGCTTCGAGAACCTCCAGTCGGTGGCGGGCGGCGTCTCGATCTTCGGCTCGGCGCGGACCAAGCCCGATCATCCGATGTATCTCGCCGCCGAAGAAACGGCGCGACTCTTCGCCAAGGCCGGCGTCCCGGTGATCACCGGCGGCGGTCCCGGCATCATGGAGGCCGCCAACAAGGGCGCCTTCGAGGCGGAGGGGATCTCGATCGGATGCAACATCGAGCTTCCGCACGAACAGCGCGTCAACCCGTACCTCACCTCGTCGCTCGACTTCAAGTTCTTCTTCGTCCGCAAGACGATGTTCGTCAAGTATGCCATCGGCTTCGTCGTCTTCCCGGGCGGCTTCGGCACGCTCGACGAGCTGTTCGAGTCGCTGACGCTCATCCAGACCGGCAAGGTCACCGACTTCCCGGTGGTGCTCTTCGGCACGGAGTATTGGCGCGGGATGGTGGACTGGATCCATCAGCGGATGGTGGACGATGGCTACATCTCGACCCCGGAGCTTCGCCTCTTCACCGTCACCGACGACCCGCAGGTGGTGGTGAAGACGATCATGGATGCGCGCGACCGGCTCGGCATCACGGCGGTGGAGTTCTGA
- a CDS encoding aminotransferase class V-fold PLP-dependent enzyme, with protein sequence MTMAAPLSHPLVSWRSEFPILERTTYLNSCSLGALSRASRRRIEAHLDQWELRGAANWYETWWGDLAELRGRLATLIGASSGEIALHPSMSSILGVVASALDTSTRRRVVTTALDFPTVPYQWLPRDVDLVILESPDGISVPVEAFEAAVNDQTALVITSHVYFTSGAIQDIAAIAEVAARHGALSFIDGYHGVGQLPLDVRAAGVDFYASGGLKWMLGGTGITFLYARAETTHDLAPLASGWFAHRDQFAFDPRHFTPHDDARRFETGTPPLLPVVTQLGGLDVLEAAGPGAIRAVTSALTEDLIDAARAMGLAPKVAATAARRSGIVMLPSEEPRRDVARLADAGFIVDARPGHVRVSPYFYNVADDHRAMLEAFRNV encoded by the coding sequence ATGACCATGGCCGCCCCCCTCTCGCACCCCCTGGTGAGCTGGCGCTCCGAATTCCCGATTCTCGAGCGGACCACCTACCTCAATTCCTGCTCGCTCGGGGCGCTCTCACGCGCCTCCCGCCGCCGGATCGAGGCCCATCTGGACCAGTGGGAACTCCGCGGCGCCGCCAACTGGTACGAGACCTGGTGGGGCGACCTCGCGGAACTCCGCGGCCGGCTGGCGACCCTGATCGGCGCGAGCTCCGGTGAGATCGCCCTGCACCCCTCGATGTCGAGCATCCTTGGCGTGGTCGCCTCGGCGCTCGACACCAGCACCAGGCGGCGCGTCGTGACCACCGCCCTCGACTTTCCGACGGTGCCCTATCAGTGGCTCCCCAGGGACGTCGACCTCGTGATCCTCGAGAGCCCCGACGGGATCTCGGTGCCGGTGGAAGCCTTCGAGGCAGCGGTCAACGACCAGACCGCGCTGGTGATCACGTCGCACGTCTATTTCACCAGCGGCGCCATCCAGGACATCGCGGCCATCGCCGAGGTCGCGGCGCGGCATGGCGCGCTGTCGTTCATCGACGGCTACCATGGCGTGGGGCAGCTGCCACTCGATGTGCGAGCCGCCGGCGTGGACTTCTATGCCTCGGGTGGGCTCAAGTGGATGCTCGGTGGCACGGGGATCACCTTCCTCTACGCCCGCGCCGAGACGACCCACGACCTCGCACCACTGGCCAGCGGCTGGTTTGCGCACCGTGATCAGTTCGCCTTCGATCCGCGCCACTTCACGCCGCACGACGATGCCCGCCGCTTCGAAACGGGAACGCCGCCGCTATTGCCGGTGGTCACCCAGCTCGGTGGTCTCGACGTGCTTGAGGCCGCCGGTCCCGGGGCCATCCGGGCGGTGACGTCCGCACTGACCGAAGACCTGATCGACGCGGCACGCGCGATGGGACTCGCTCCCAAGGTCGCGGCGACCGCCGCACGGCGCAGCGGGATCGTCATGCTGCCGAGCGAGGAGCCGCGGCGGGATGTGGCACGGCTGGCTGATGCCGGCTTCATCGTGGATGCGCGGCCGGGCCATGTCCGTGTCTCCCCGTACTTCTACAACGTCGCCGATGACCATCGCGCGATGCTGGAGGCGTTCCGGAATGTCTGA